A window of the Plasmodium vivax chromosome 12, whole genome shotgun sequence genome harbors these coding sequences:
- a CDS encoding hypothetical protein (encoded by transcript PVX_116795A), translating into MDSIKGGEAHGSEEVVELPSEETIVLASEEDAATPAPFVIHGNKLKANEIELELKEWKTNKEDCQSFLKNKTIMSFADYISKYDSEIKKKKDEEEIVIICTIVNIPYQVRKYNNEKFIFWDISDLQNTQSRIFLTGEICEQFETEKEGSVIALINPVVKDKDPQYYNSRLLEVLDKTKLKVFGLIDKLERCKGRKRNGESCKIVIYTPLFGHFCKYHVKQDRTKRGKKKYGRSARYVEVGPITWDEGEEVNAEDEANAAGEADGKENGSSTTTTETEKKKKKKKKKEGTDGADAANAAGGESFDIESIIGMYTNKIVVKDKKRKKELVENRIKELDNFSKLTNDGLDLELLNEKEPAEKEEVATTHKSANAILTEQCPELIHLIHKTNKADEDAQEVSQKEKLRIKEESQKKNKELAASNEEKQKRKFDSFLVKLIELQKSKDENDVNTLLKGLIYVTNNFHFSLKHVSSSNIFDVCYKLMDHRSEEVAVAALKFKRKINTLYIDYYKDRLKRQKVKQSAKEGQDAPHVEVDKGEQDQQVCA; encoded by the coding sequence TACATGGCAACAAATTAAAGGCGAACGAAATAGAGCTGGAGCTGAAGGAGTGGAAAACGAATAAGGAGGACTGCCAGTCCTTtctgaaaaacaaaacaatcATGAGTTTCGCAGACTACATATCGAAATATGAtagcgaaattaaaaaaaaaaaagacgaagaagaaattgTCATCATCTGCACCATTGTCAATATACCTTACCAAGTCAGGAAGTACAATAacgaaaaatttattttctggGACATTTCGGATTTGCAAAACACACAGTCGAGGATCTTCTTAACGGGAGAAATTTGCGAACAATTTGAAACGGAAAAAGAAGGATCCGTTATCGCCCTTATCAACCCAGTTGTGAAGGACAAGGACCCACAGTATTATAACTCCAGGTTGCTAGAAGTGTTAgacaaaacaaaattaaaagtttttGGGTTAATCGACAAATTGGAAAGGTgcaaggggaggaagcgaaATGGGGAGAGCTGCAAAATTGTCATTTACACGCCGCTCTTTGGCCACTTTTGCAAGTACCACGTTAAGCAGGATCGAACGAagcgggggaagaaaaagtacGGCAGAAGCGCCAGGTACGTGGAGGTGGGACCGATTACGTGggacgagggggaagaagtgaacGCGGAGGACGAAGCAAACGCGGCGGGCGAAGCGGACGGAAAGGAAAACGGCTCctccaccaccaccaccgagactgagaagaagaaaaagaagaaaaagaaaaaggaaggaacagACGGAGCGGacgccgccaacgccgcGGGCGGGGAATCCTTCGACATCGAATCCATCATAGGCATGTACACAAACAAGATAGTGGTAAAGgacaaaaagagaaaaaaggaactgGTGGAAAACAGAATAAAAGAACTGGACAACTTTTCAAAGCTAACGAATGATGGACTTGATCTGGAGCTCCTAAACGAAAAGGAACccgcagaaaaggaagaagtcgCAACGACGCACAAATCTGCCAACGCTATCCTAACAGAACAGTGCCCCGAACTTATACACTTAATTCACAAAACGAATAAGGCGGATGAAGACGCACAGGAAGTTAgtcaaaaggaaaaattaagaattaaAGAAGAatctcagaaaaaaaataaagagctAGCTGCATCcaatgaagaaaaacaaaaaaggaagtttgACAGTTTCTTAGTCAAATTGATTGAATTGCAAAAATCGAAAGACGAAAATGATGTGAATACTCTCTTAAAGGGGCTCATTTACGTAACCAATAATTTCCACTTTAGCTTAAAGCATGTAAGCAGCTCCAACATCTTTGACGTTTGCTACAAACTTATGGATCACAGGAGTGAGGAGGTTGCCGTGGCCGCTCTGAAATTCAAGAGGAAAATTAACACCCTTTATATTGACTACTACAAAGATAGGCTTAAGAGGCAGAAAGTTAAGCAGTCTGCGAAGGAGGGTCAGGACGCTCCTCACGTCGAGGTGGACAAAGGCGAACAGGACCAGCAGGTGTGTGCATAA